Proteins encoded together in one Carassius auratus strain Wakin unplaced genomic scaffold, ASM336829v1 scaf_tig00002576, whole genome shotgun sequence window:
- the LOC113069845 gene encoding retinal Mueller cells isomerohydrolase isoform X2 — translation MVSRLEHPAGGYKKIFESCEELAEPIPAHVSGKIPAWLTGSLLRMGPGLFEIGDEPFYHLFDGQALIHKFDLKDGHVTYYRRFIRTDAYVRAMTEKRIVITEFGTAAYPDPCKNIFSRFFTYFQGIEVTDNCLVNIYPIGEDFYACTETNYITKVDPDTLETIKKVDLCNYLSVNGVTAHPHTEPDGTVYNIGNCFGKNMSLAYNIVKIPPPQEAKSDPIEKSKVLVQFPSSERFKPSYIHRHDFVYNYLYLANVRQNWEEVKKAAIRDPQPEVRRYVLPLDIHREEQGKNLVSLPYTTATAVMCSDGTVWLEPEVLFSGPRQAFEFPQINYKRYCGKNYTFAYGLGLNHFVPDRICKLNVKSKETWIWQEPDAYPSEPLFVQSPEATDEDDGVLLSIVVKPGVTQRPAFLLILNATDLTEIARAEVDVMIPVTLHGLYKP, via the exons ATGGTCAGCCG TCTTGAACACCCAGCCGGTGGCTATAAAAAAATCTTTGAGTCATGTGAAGAGTTAGCTGAGCCTATTCCTGCTCATGTCTCAG GCAAAATCCCTGCTTGGCTCACTGGCAGTCTGCTCCGTATGGGCCCTGGGCTCTTTGAGATCGGAGACGAACCTTTTTACCACCTTTTTGATGGTCAGGCTCTCATACACAAGTTTGACCTGAAAGATGGACATGTCACTTATTACCGCAG GTTTATCAGAACTGATGCTTATGTGAGAGCCATGACAGAGAAAAGGATTGTGATCACAGAGTTTGGCACCGCTGCATATCCAGATCCATGCAAAAACATCTTTTCCAG gttttttaCTTACTTTCAAGGCATTGAGGTGACGGACAACTGCCTTGTCAACATTTACCCCATTGGTGAGGACTTTTACGCCTGCACAGAAACCAACTATATAACCAAAGTTGATCCGGATACCCTAGAAACAATAAAAAAG GTGGACCTGTGCAATTATCTCTCAGTTAATGGTGTGACTGCACATCCACATACTGAACCAGACGGTACTGTATATAACATTGGAAACTGCTTTGGGAAGAACATGTCACTGGCCTACAACATTGTCAAGATCCCTCCACCACAAGAAG CTAAATCTGATCCAATTGAGAAGTCAAAGGTTTTGGTGCAGTTTCCAAGCAGTGAGAGATTCAAACCATCCTACATCCATAG GCATGATTTTGTGTATAATTACCTATATTTGGCAAATGTGAGGCAAAACTGGGAGGAGGTCAAAAAAGCAGCCATAAGAGATCCACAGCCAGAGGTGCGGAGATACGTGCTTCCACTGGACATCCACAGG GAAGAGCAGGGGAAGAATTTGGTTTCGCTTCCATACACCACAGCCACAGCTGTCATGTGCAGTGATGGAACCGTTTGGCTTGAGCCTGAAGTTCTTTTCTCCGGACCACGTCAAG CTTTTGAGTTTCCTCAGATCAACTACAAAAGATACTGTGGGAAAAATTACACCTTCGCTTATGGACTTGGGCTTAACCACTTTGTCCCAGACCGG ATTTGCAAGCTGAATGTGAAAAGCAAAGAAACATGGATATGGCAGGAGCCAGATGCCTATCCGTCCGAACCACTGTTTGTGCAAAGCCCTGAAGCTACAGACGAAGATGATG GTGTTCTTCTGAGTATTGTAGTGAAACCAGGAGTGACCCAGAGGCCAGCGTTCCTCCTCATACTGAATGCTACTGACCTGACAGAAATAGCACGTGCAGAGGTTGATGTCATGATTCCTGTCACTCTCCATGGCCTGTACAAACCTTAG
- the LOC113069845 gene encoding retinal Mueller cells isomerohydrolase isoform X1, with protein MVSRLEHPAGGYKKIFESCEELAEPIPAHVSGKIPAWLTGSLLRMGPGLFEIGDEPFYHLFDGQALIHKFDLKDGHVTYYRRFIRTDAYVRAMTEKRIVITEFGTAAYPDPCKNIFSRFFTYFQGIEVTDNCLVNIYPIGEDFYACTETNYITKVDPDTLETIKKVDLCNYLSVNGVTAHPHTEPDGTVYNIGNCFGKNMSLAYNIVKIPPPQEAKSDPIEKSKVLVQFPSSERFKPSYIHSFGMTENYFVFVETPVKINLLKFLTSWSIRGTNYMDCFESNDKMGTWFHLATKNPGEYIDHKFRTSAFNLFHHINCYEDQGFIVVDLCTWKGHDFVYNYLYLANVRQNWEEVKKAAIRDPQPEVRRYVLPLDIHREEQGKNLVSLPYTTATAVMCSDGTVWLEPEVLFSGPRQAFEFPQINYKRYCGKNYTFAYGLGLNHFVPDRICKLNVKSKETWIWQEPDAYPSEPLFVQSPEATDEDDGVLLSIVVKPGVTQRPAFLLILNATDLTEIARAEVDVMIPVTLHGLYKP; from the exons ATGGTCAGCCG TCTTGAACACCCAGCCGGTGGCTATAAAAAAATCTTTGAGTCATGTGAAGAGTTAGCTGAGCCTATTCCTGCTCATGTCTCAG GCAAAATCCCTGCTTGGCTCACTGGCAGTCTGCTCCGTATGGGCCCTGGGCTCTTTGAGATCGGAGACGAACCTTTTTACCACCTTTTTGATGGTCAGGCTCTCATACACAAGTTTGACCTGAAAGATGGACATGTCACTTATTACCGCAG GTTTATCAGAACTGATGCTTATGTGAGAGCCATGACAGAGAAAAGGATTGTGATCACAGAGTTTGGCACCGCTGCATATCCAGATCCATGCAAAAACATCTTTTCCAG gttttttaCTTACTTTCAAGGCATTGAGGTGACGGACAACTGCCTTGTCAACATTTACCCCATTGGTGAGGACTTTTACGCCTGCACAGAAACCAACTATATAACCAAAGTTGATCCGGATACCCTAGAAACAATAAAAAAG GTGGACCTGTGCAATTATCTCTCAGTTAATGGTGTGACTGCACATCCACATACTGAACCAGACGGTACTGTATATAACATTGGAAACTGCTTTGGGAAGAACATGTCACTGGCCTACAACATTGTCAAGATCCCTCCACCACAAGAAG CTAAATCTGATCCAATTGAGAAGTCAAAGGTTTTGGTGCAGTTTCCAAGCAGTGAGAGATTCAAACCATCCTACATCCATAG cTTTGGCATGACGGAGAACTATTTTGTGTTTGTTGAGACTCCTGTGAAGATCAATCTACTGAAATTTCTGACTTCCTGGAGTATCAGAGGGACAAATTATATGGACTGCTTTGAGTCCAATGACAAAATGGGT ACATGGTTTCATCTGGCAACCAAGAATCCTGGAGAATACATAGACCACAAATTCAGAACATCTGCCTTCAATCTTTTCCATCACATTAACTGTTATGAGGACCAGGGCTTTATTGTTGTTGACCTGTGCACTTGGAAGGG GCATGATTTTGTGTATAATTACCTATATTTGGCAAATGTGAGGCAAAACTGGGAGGAGGTCAAAAAAGCAGCCATAAGAGATCCACAGCCAGAGGTGCGGAGATACGTGCTTCCACTGGACATCCACAGG GAAGAGCAGGGGAAGAATTTGGTTTCGCTTCCATACACCACAGCCACAGCTGTCATGTGCAGTGATGGAACCGTTTGGCTTGAGCCTGAAGTTCTTTTCTCCGGACCACGTCAAG CTTTTGAGTTTCCTCAGATCAACTACAAAAGATACTGTGGGAAAAATTACACCTTCGCTTATGGACTTGGGCTTAACCACTTTGTCCCAGACCGG ATTTGCAAGCTGAATGTGAAAAGCAAAGAAACATGGATATGGCAGGAGCCAGATGCCTATCCGTCCGAACCACTGTTTGTGCAAAGCCCTGAAGCTACAGACGAAGATGATG GTGTTCTTCTGAGTATTGTAGTGAAACCAGGAGTGACCCAGAGGCCAGCGTTCCTCCTCATACTGAATGCTACTGACCTGACAGAAATAGCACGTGCAGAGGTTGATGTCATGATTCCTGTCACTCTCCATGGCCTGTACAAACCTTAG
- the LOC113069846 gene encoding DEP domain-containing protein 1A-like isoform X1: MSSHIVTPGPYRATKLWNEVTKLFRAGMPLKKHRQHFRVYMNCFTASAAVDWLHELLKDNSNFGPEVTRHQTIQLLKKFLKNHVIEDVKGRWGMEDLEDNSHLYRFPSSSPLKPIPNRAPVLRKKSTSMMDRESFFRFRRSKNFDKEILENVDPETQESAMGSSSGEMKHCWELTEDDIQVIWKNVTLTHLQKLVGSGALEDVLDPAQVDPQFIVYNMTKVNKHGVVSLEDKTDDLPPWVLSAMKCLANWPKYDSNQPSYPGFERDVFKTVSDYFYSLSQPLLTYQFYELFVNILVMCGYIMAPKTQRGKRKNQEEPNCPQPAKTPYVSTANLFKSTECLLLSLMRKEAFDEADSPMREVFSSKAETKLETHKAQQPIFRGRRASDGQRLDRSYLEIPQALKTEVPNGRLRSRSCSLEGIVNNRSKNRLLRSSESLQSCSSDKSSSQTDSPLDPNLKFELQGSSVSINSCVQTSSNNTSSQLPSDLHRTNQRSSRARPTSMGNLFDIEENREMCASSFSIHAPVAEITMRPDSTSSIGLRGPGLLRLHGSCMDIRAGPSFSRRCQSSLDLSTPAPTWPPSAPLARHPEQSLLQPSLERVAIEALQLCTLLLPPASRRKLQLLLRMISRLSQNVDVPRLHDVIEKRTLLVQTFSRCVLSCEEVDDLDELLATRLLSFLMDHHQEVLEVPVYLRNAVEDHISYLKSLTTFRGSGVAMPTYSFCRQISTQQFDEQKLSLSQTALADLLESLIKDKTMSVKEKRKKLQLFQKEYPDIYLRRFPTTESEAQLFADKPKIKPPMLLSIKKAKTFSIRN, encoded by the exons ATGAGTTCCCACATCGTCACCCCAGGTCCATACAGGGCCACTAAACTG TGGAATGAAGTAACTAAGCTTTTCCGGGCTGGGATGCCTTTGAAGAAGCACCGGCAGCACTTCAGAGTTTACATGAACTGCTTCACTGCATCAGCAGCTGTGGACTGGTTACATGAACTCTTGAAGGACAACAGCAATTTTGGACCCGAGGTCACCAGACATCAGACAATCCAGCTGCTGAAAAAGTTCTTGAAGAACCATGTTATCGAAGATGTGAAGGGTAGATGGGGCATGGAAGACCTGGAAGACAACAGTCACCTGTACAG gTTTCCATCATCATCTCCACTGAAGCCCATTCCTAACCGTGCCCCCGTTTTGAGGAAAAAAAGCACATCTATGATGGACAGGGAGAGTTTCTTCAGATTCAGGAGATCTAAGAATTTTGACAAGGAGATATtg GAAAATGTGGATCCAGAAACACAAGAATCTGCCATGGGATCATCCTCAGGTGAGATGAAGCACTGCTGGGAACTCACAGAGGACGACATTCAAGTCATCTGGAAGAATGTCACACTTACACA TTTGCAGAAGTTGGTGGGATCAGGGGCTCTAGAAGATGTTTTGGATCCAGCCCAAGTCGATCCTCAGTTTATTGTGTATAATATGACCAAAGTCAATAAACATGGAGTCGTTTCATTGGAAGATAAGACAG ATGATTTGCCGCCCTGGGTTTTGTCTGCCATGAAATGTCTTGCGAACT GGCCAAAGTATGACTCAAACCAGCCATCTTACCCAGGCTTTGAGCGGGATGTGTTTAAAACAGTCTCCGACTATTTCTACAGTCTTTCTCAGCCACTGCTTACTTATCAGTTCTATGAACTCTTTGTCAACATCCTGG TTATGTGTGGCTACATCATGGCTCCTAAAACTCAACGAGGAAAGCGAAAAAACCAGGAGGAACCCAACTGCCCGCAGCCAGCCAAAACCCCATATGTGAGCACTGCCAACCTGTTCAAATCGACCGAATGCCTCCTGCTGAGCTTAATGAGAAAAGAGGCCTTCGATGAAGCCGATTCGCCCATGAGAGAAGTTTTCAGTTCAAAAGCAGAGACCAAGTTAGAAACCCATAAAGCACAGCAGCCCATTTTCAGAGGTAGAAGGGCCAGCGATGGACAACGGCTAGACCGTAGCTATCTAGAAATTCCTCAGGCTCTCAAAACAGAAGTCCCAAATGGCAGACTTCGGTCAAGAAGTTGCTCTTTGGAGGGAATTGTCAATAACCGTTCAAAGAACAGACTTCTCAGATCATCTGAAAGCCTACAGTCCTGCAGCAGTGATAAATCATCCTCTCAAACAGATTCTCCTTTAGACCCAAACCTCAAATTTGAGCTTCAAGGTTCCTCAGTGTCCATAAACTCTTGTGTTCAAACGTCCAGCAACAACACAAGCTCCCAACTTCCTTCTGATCTTCACCGAACCAACCAGAGATCCTCCAGGGCCCGGCCTACAAGCATGGGTAACTTGTTTGACATAGAGGAGAATAGAGAGATGTGTGCTAGCAGCTTTAGCATCCACGCTCCTGTGGCTGAAATTACCATGAGACCAGATTCCACATCCAGCATTGGCCTTAGAGGTCCTGGTTTGCTCCGTTTGCATGGAAGTTGCATGGACATTAGGGCAGGTCCAAGCTTTAGCAGACGCTGTCAGAGCTCTCTGGACCTGAGCACACCTGCACCCACTTGGCCCCCTTCGGCCCCATTAGCACGCCACCCCGAGCAAA GTTTATTGCAGCCGTCACTGGAGCGGGTGGCCATCGAGGCCCTGCAGCTCTGCACATTACTCCTGCCGCCCGCCAGCCGCCGCAAACTACAGCTACTTCTGCGAATGATCTCACGCTTGAGCCAGAACGTGGACGTGCCGCGGCTGCATGATGTCATTGAAAAACGGACTTTG ttggtGCAGACTTTCTCTAGGTGTGTGTTGAGCTGTGAGGAGGTGGATGATCTGGACGAACTCTTGGCTACAAGGCTGTTATCGTTTCTCATGGATCACCATCAGGAGGTCCTGGAGGTGCCTGTGTACCTGCGTAATGCTGTGGAAGATCACATCAGTTATCTCAAATCACTG ACCACATTCCGAGGCTCCGGTGTTGCCATGCCGACATACTCATTCTGCAGACAGATCAGCACTCAGCAGTTTGATGAGCAGAAACTCTCTTTGTCCCAGACTGCTCTTGCTGACCTACTGGAGAGTCTCATAAAGGACAAGACCATGTCTgtgaaagagaagagaaagaagcTACAACTG TTTCAGAAGGAATATCCTGACATCTACTTGAGACGTTTTCCCACAACAGAGAGTGAAGCTCAGCTTTTTGCAGATAAACCAAAGATTAAACCGCCAATGCTGTTAAGCATCAAGAAAGCCAAAACCTTCAGTATTCGAAACTGA
- the LOC113069846 gene encoding DEP domain-containing protein 1A-like isoform X2, whose translation MSSHIVTPGPYRATKLWNEVTKLFRAGMPLKKHRQHFRVYMNCFTASAAVDWLHELLKDNSNFGPEVTRHQTIQLLKKFLKNHVIEDVKGRWGMEDLEDNSHLYRFPSSSPLKPIPNRAPVLRKKSTSMMDRESFFRFRRSKNFDKEILENVDPETQESAMGSSSGEMKHCWELTEDDIQVIWKNVTLTHLQKLVGSGALEDVLDPAQVDPQFIVYNMTKVNKHGVVSLEDKTDDLPPWVLSAMKCLANWPKYDSNQPSYPGFERDVFKTVSDYFYSLSQPLLTYQFYELFVNILGLLQPSLERVAIEALQLCTLLLPPASRRKLQLLLRMISRLSQNVDVPRLHDVIEKRTLLVQTFSRCVLSCEEVDDLDELLATRLLSFLMDHHQEVLEVPVYLRNAVEDHISYLKSLTTFRGSGVAMPTYSFCRQISTQQFDEQKLSLSQTALADLLESLIKDKTMSVKEKRKKLQLFQKEYPDIYLRRFPTTESEAQLFADKPKIKPPMLLSIKKAKTFSIRN comes from the exons ATGAGTTCCCACATCGTCACCCCAGGTCCATACAGGGCCACTAAACTG TGGAATGAAGTAACTAAGCTTTTCCGGGCTGGGATGCCTTTGAAGAAGCACCGGCAGCACTTCAGAGTTTACATGAACTGCTTCACTGCATCAGCAGCTGTGGACTGGTTACATGAACTCTTGAAGGACAACAGCAATTTTGGACCCGAGGTCACCAGACATCAGACAATCCAGCTGCTGAAAAAGTTCTTGAAGAACCATGTTATCGAAGATGTGAAGGGTAGATGGGGCATGGAAGACCTGGAAGACAACAGTCACCTGTACAG gTTTCCATCATCATCTCCACTGAAGCCCATTCCTAACCGTGCCCCCGTTTTGAGGAAAAAAAGCACATCTATGATGGACAGGGAGAGTTTCTTCAGATTCAGGAGATCTAAGAATTTTGACAAGGAGATATtg GAAAATGTGGATCCAGAAACACAAGAATCTGCCATGGGATCATCCTCAGGTGAGATGAAGCACTGCTGGGAACTCACAGAGGACGACATTCAAGTCATCTGGAAGAATGTCACACTTACACA TTTGCAGAAGTTGGTGGGATCAGGGGCTCTAGAAGATGTTTTGGATCCAGCCCAAGTCGATCCTCAGTTTATTGTGTATAATATGACCAAAGTCAATAAACATGGAGTCGTTTCATTGGAAGATAAGACAG ATGATTTGCCGCCCTGGGTTTTGTCTGCCATGAAATGTCTTGCGAACT GGCCAAAGTATGACTCAAACCAGCCATCTTACCCAGGCTTTGAGCGGGATGTGTTTAAAACAGTCTCCGACTATTTCTACAGTCTTTCTCAGCCACTGCTTACTTATCAGTTCTATGAACTCTTTGTCAACATCCTGG GTTTATTGCAGCCGTCACTGGAGCGGGTGGCCATCGAGGCCCTGCAGCTCTGCACATTACTCCTGCCGCCCGCCAGCCGCCGCAAACTACAGCTACTTCTGCGAATGATCTCACGCTTGAGCCAGAACGTGGACGTGCCGCGGCTGCATGATGTCATTGAAAAACGGACTTTG ttggtGCAGACTTTCTCTAGGTGTGTGTTGAGCTGTGAGGAGGTGGATGATCTGGACGAACTCTTGGCTACAAGGCTGTTATCGTTTCTCATGGATCACCATCAGGAGGTCCTGGAGGTGCCTGTGTACCTGCGTAATGCTGTGGAAGATCACATCAGTTATCTCAAATCACTG ACCACATTCCGAGGCTCCGGTGTTGCCATGCCGACATACTCATTCTGCAGACAGATCAGCACTCAGCAGTTTGATGAGCAGAAACTCTCTTTGTCCCAGACTGCTCTTGCTGACCTACTGGAGAGTCTCATAAAGGACAAGACCATGTCTgtgaaagagaagagaaagaagcTACAACTG TTTCAGAAGGAATATCCTGACATCTACTTGAGACGTTTTCCCACAACAGAGAGTGAAGCTCAGCTTTTTGCAGATAAACCAAAGATTAAACCGCCAATGCTGTTAAGCATCAAGAAAGCCAAAACCTTCAGTATTCGAAACTGA
- the LOC113069847 gene encoding small integral membrane protein 15-like yields MIDIKAWAEYVVEWAAKDPYGFLTTVILALTPLFIASALLSWKLAKMIEAKEREQKKKIKRQENIAKAKRAKKD; encoded by the coding sequence ATGATTGATATCAAAGCATGGGCAGAATATGTGGTGGAGTGGGCAGCCAAAGACCCCTATGGCTTTCTCACCACGGTTATCCTGGCTTTGACTCCTCTGTTTATCGCCAGTGCTCTTTTGTCATGGAAACTTGCCAAGATGATCGAGGCCAAGGAACGTGagcagaagaagaaaataaaacgaCAAGAGAATATCGCCAAAGCCAAGAGAGCCAAGAAGGATTGA